The DNA window ATGCCGCACCATTTGACGCTCGATCTGGGTTCGCTTCAGGAAGTCGGAGGCTATGAGTATGTTCCGCGTCAGGCTGCGGCAAATGGTAGGATCGCGAACTACGAGGTTCATCATAGCTCTGACGGATCCACATGGACGCTGATGGACTCGGGGACATGGGCGAATGACGGGGCGACGCGGCGCTTCGACGATCTCGTGGGGAGGCGCCCCGCAAGATCTTCACTCGCGGGGCCGTCGGGGACGGTTGGCGGAACTTTCGAAGTTACCGTGGTTTTCGATATGGATGTCGACGACTTCGACGCCGGCGATGTTTCGGTGACGGGCGGATCGGTCATGGATATCCGCGGGGCGGGTTACTACTACGTGGCCACTGTCCTCCCTTCCTCGCCGGAGGTTTCGGTGCAAGTTGTCGGGGACGCGGTGGATCCGGAAGGAGAGGGCAGCTTCGCGTCGAATATTCTAACCGTCGGCTTCGTCGACACGCTGCCTCCCGTGCCGAGCTTCAGCGGCGTGCCAAGTCAGGTGTCCGGAGCATTCGAAGTCCTGCTTGGATTCGGGGAAGAGGTGACCGGTTTGGAGATGTCCGACTTGGCGGTGACCAACGGCACACTCGATTCGATCGTGCCGGTCGGCTTCGATTACCGGTTGACCGTCACTCCCGTCAGCGAGGGTGGGGTGACGGTCGAGATCCTTCCCGGCTCGGTGATCGATTTGGTTGGAAACGTGATGGGTGCCGGAGCTTCGGTCTCGACCCTCTACCTCAGCCAACGGCTGTGGTTCGAGGCGGAGTCGGCGGATATCGTTGCGGGTTTTGAGGTGGTTTCCGACCCGTCAGCCAGTGCTGGCGCCTACCTGTGGACGCCGCAGGGGTTGCGAACCGGGTTTGCCTATGATCCCGGCCTCAAGGTGACATTCAATCCGGTGGTTCCCCGTGCCGGTGACTATCGTGTGCGGGGTATGACCCGCTCGGACGATGCCAGCAGCGATTCGTTCTACCTCGGGTTCGATGGTGAGGCCGCCCCGGACCCTTGGCACACCAATCAGGATGGCAACGTGGGAACCGGGCTCTTCCATCTCGATATCGCCAACAGCACGCGGCAGCCGCTGAGCAATCCGAGCGTGTTCACGCTATCGGCGGGTGCCCATGTGATGGAGTTGTATGCCCGGGACGATGGGACGAGAATCGATACGATCTGGCTCGAAAGCGTGCGCCCGCTTTCCATGCTCGCCGGTCCGGCCGGGCCGCTTGATGGCCCTTTCACGGCCCTGTTGGAGTTTTCGGAGCCGGTGACCGGCCTGACTCCCGCCGATTTCCAAATCAGCGGAGGCGCGGTCACCTCGCTGGCGGGTGGAGGTTCGCTGTGGTCGGTGGAGGTGGCTCCGGTGCCGGGTGCGGTGACCATTCTGTTGCCCGAGAATGTTGTCACGGATTCCGAGGGGCAGGGGAATCATGCCTCCAATCCCTACAGCGTTGTGGTTCTTTCCGCCTACCAGCAGTGGGCGATCGCGGCGGGTGTCGATCCGTCGGAGGCCACCCTCCTGGCCGACGAGGATGGCGACGGAGTCGTGAAGTTGCTGGAGTTCGCCTTCGGCCTTGATCCCGCTGTGGCCGACTACCGGATCGACGACGGTTTAATCCCTCCGTCCGGATTTCCGCGAGTGGAGTTGACCGAATCGGGCCCGGGTGGCCGGCTGCAGATGGTTTTCCTTAGGCGCCGGGGGCAATCGGGCCTCACCTACGTGCCGGAGTTCGGCAATGGACTTTCGGGCTTCGAGGTCGCCACGGGGCCGCCGAGCGTGGACATCGTCGATGCGGACTGGGAACGGGTCACGGTTTCGGATACCGAGACCGTAGGAACAGCCGCGCGCCGTTTTGGGCGAGTGCGGGTCACGCTGTCACCGTAACCGTCGTTTTCTTGAGGGGCGTCCGGTTCTCGGCTAGCACGGCATCGTGCGAATCATCATTGCGGCACTGATCCTAAGTTGCGGAGCCGCCTGCGGAGGCGGCCTCGACAACCCCGTGCCGGTGGGTCCCTTCGTCAACGGTGTCTTTCCGTCAGCGAGTCCGGGAAGTGCGACAGGATGGGCTGCGGTTAACGCCTTTCCCAACCTTGCTTTCGTTGATCCGATGCGTCTGTCCGAGATTCCGGGACTGCCGGGGCAGCTATTGTTGGTGTGCAAGAACGGGCAGATGTGGCGATTTCCGAATGATCCGGATGTGACGCCTGCGGAGGTGGTCGAGGTGCTCGACTGGCGGAACGAGACGCGGCGGGCAGGGGATATGGGCTTTTACAGCATGGTCTTCCACCCGGACTTCGGTGTCCCGGGTGCGACCGCTGAGAATTGGGTGTTCGTGTGCTACAACAAACGGAACCTCCTTCGGAACTCAGACAACTCGACCTACTGGAGGGTATCGCGTTTCGAGTGGAACTTCTCGACTGGAACGGTCGAGCCGACGAGCGAGTTCAACCTGATCAATCAGTATGATCCGCACGGCTGGCACAACGGGGGAGGGATGTTCTTCGGGACCGACGGCTTTCTCTACCTCGTCAATGGTGACGGTGGTTCGGGCTGGGACTACCACAACACGTCGCAGCGAATCGATCGGGGTTTATTCGGCGGAGTGCTGCGGATCGATGTCGACAACGACCCGCTGAAGTCCCATCCGATCCGGCGCCAGCCGCGGAACGCGGACTTCTCCTTTTACCTCTCGCATTACCCGGCGAACGCGTCGCAAGGCTACGGGATTCCGAATGACAATCCTTGGCAAGATCCAGGTGGCGGAATACTCGAGGAGTTTTATGCGATCGGACTGCGCAGCCCTCAGTCGATGTACTTCGATGAACCGACCGGTGACATCTGGATCGGGGACGTGGGTCAGCAGGACATGGAGGAGCTGACCCGGATCTCCAAAGGGGCGAACGCGCAATGGGCTTTCAAGGAGGGCACGCTCAACGGTCCGAAAGCCGTGCCGTCCACGCCTTTGGGTACCGAGCAGGAACCCTTCTACACATTTGGACGGGAGACAGGAAATTGCATCATCGGCGGGCTGCGTTACCGTGGAGCCAAGTGGGCGGAGGACCTTGGAGGCAAGGTTCTGGTTGCCGGGCATTCCTTTGGATGGGTGCGAGCACTCGAGCTCGACGAGGGCGGCGAATTGGCCGGTGAGGAAGTGTTGCTCAACGGACTTCCGACCGGCAACAAGGTGGGTATCTCCGGCTTTTCGACTGACAGCGCGGGCGAGGTTTACATGACCATTCTCGCCGGGACCAATCAGGGAGGGGGAACGATCCTGAAACTTGCGACAGCCGGGGTGACGGCGGAGCCGCCCGGGTTGCTGTCGCAGACCGGGGTATTCTCCAATTTGACGACACTCCAGCCGTCGGCGGGGATGATTCCCTACGAGGTGGCCAGTCCCTTGTGGTCCGACGGCGCGGTGAAGTCGCGCTGGGTGATCCTGCCGAACGACGGTGCGCTGGATACTGCCGGTGAGAGGATTGTATTCTCCGAGGATGGGCCTTGGCTGTTTCCGGCGGGGACCGTGTTCGTAAAGCATTTCGAGGTGCCGGTGGACGAGACGGACCCGTCAGTGATGAAGCGATTGGAGACCCGTTTTCTGGTATGCACCGAGGGCGGGGGAAAGTACGGCGTGACCTACAAGTGGAACGAGGCAGGCACGGATGCGGTTCTGATGTCCGCCGGTGTGAGTGAGGCCTACACGGTGGAGTTGGCAGGAGGAGGTAGCGAGTCTCGCACGTGGGACTATCCGGGACGTGCGGATTGTCTTCTCTGCCACAACGAGGCATCCGGCCAAGCGCTGGGATTTCGAACCGCGCCGTTGAACCGGCATTGCTTCTATCCGGTGACTGGTCGGACGGAGAACCAGTTGGAAACCTTGAACGGGTTGGGTGCATTCGACGTGACACTCACGTCGGATCAGCTCGCCGATTTCATCGAAGCAAGGCCACTTGGAGACCCGACGGCTCCACTTGAGCATCGCGTTCGGTCCTATCTGGATACCAACTGCGCGCATTGCCATCGACCCGGGGGACTGGTCGAGGGCTTCGACGCCCGTTTGGGCACGCCGCTCGCGGAACAGAATCTTATCAACGCGGAGATCGAGGGTTTCTATTGGCTGGGGCCGGACGGGCGTTACGTGGTTCCGGGCGACCCCTCACTTTCGGCAATCCATGTGCGCTCTGCGGCCGTGGGAAACGGTGAGGCGATGCCGCCGCTGGCGAAGAATCTGACCGACGATGCCGCGGTGGCGGCCTTGGAAAGTTTTATCCTCGGGTTGGAGAGTGCGGAGTTTTTGGCGGATGGCGGCAGCGCGCGACCGACAAGGTGTTCCATCGCCGGCCCCGCGTTCCTCGACGGACAACCCTTCGAGGTGACGGTGGTTTTCGACAAAGACGTGATGGACTTCGATGCGGCGGACCTGTCGATATCGGGGGGAACGGTCATCGGGTTGAGAGGGAGTGGCTACTACTACGTTGCGACGATTGAGTCCACGGCGTCCGTCGCTGAAATCTCGGTGGTGGGGAATGCTGTGGATCCCGACGGTTTCGGTAGCCATGCGTCCGAGGTCTTGGTGATTTCCGGTCCCACTTACTACGCGGATTGGAGCGCCGGATACGGCGTTGATGGGAGCGCCGCGACCCAACTCGCTGACGAGGACCAGGACGGGATCGCGAAGCTGCTCGAGTTCGCTTTCGGTCTCGATCCGACGCTGGCTGACCATCACCCGGATGAGCCGTTGGCGGTTCCGCCGTCCGGCATGCCGGTGGGTGTTTGGGATGCTGCAGCGGGTAGGCTCGGGATTCGGTTCCTGCGTCGACGCAACGCGCCGGAGTTGGTCTACAAAGCCGAGTTCGGCAGTAATCCGGATGCCATGTCCGGTCCCGGAGGCACGGCATCGGTGGATGTCGTCGACCCTGAGTGGGAAAGAGTCACCGTCTGGGACGCCGCTACCGCCGGACCTGAATCCAAGCGGTTCGGCCGGGTTCGCGTCACTCTCAGCCCGCCCTGATACTCGGACCTCTTGACCGTTCGCGACCGCGTGAACATGGTGGACGCCATGGCTGGCAAGAAATCCGTCCTTTTCGTCTGCACCGGGAACACGTGCCGGAGCCCGATGGCCGAGGGGCTTTTCCGCAAGGCTGTCGAGGAGCGGGGAGATTTCGAGGTCGCATCTGCCGGAGTCGCTGCCTACCCCGGCGGCCGGGTCAGCCGCGAGACCGAGGATGTGCTCCGAAGCCGCGGGATCTCGCTCGAAGGCTTCCGGAGTCAGCCTGTGAGCGAGGGAATGATCGAGCGTTCGACCCATGTGTTCGCGATGACCGACAGCCACCTGCAGGCGTTGCTCGGGATGTTCCCGGACCACGAGGACAAGTTCTTCCTCGCCTGCGAGTTCGCCGAGATTCCCGGCAAAGGGATCGGCTGCGACGTCCCGGATCCGATCGGACAGGGGCCGGCTGCCTACGCGGATGTGGCTGCCACGCTGGATGTCGCGATTCCAAAACTGATCGAGTTTATCGATCAGACGTGGAATGGCTGAGAATCGGCCGAATCCGTCCGGCACGACCTGATCGGGGGTTGCATTTCCCCGGCTCAGAGGCCATTTCCCTGCGGCGACCAGCCCCTATTCCTTCATGAGCGAAAAGACCCTGCGCATTGCGATCGGCGCCGACCACGGCGGAGTGGAACTCAAGGACGCCATCGCGGCGCATCTGAACGCCGCCGGCTACGAGGTCACGGATTTCGGAACGAATGGAACGGAGTCGGTCGATTACTCGGATTACGCAAATCTTGTCGCCCGCAACGTCGCGGATTCGACCCACGATTTCGGGATCCTTTGCTGCACCTCGGGCGTCGGCGTCTGCATGGCGGCGAACCGTCACGACCACGTCCGCGCCTCGAACGTCCGGACGGTTGAAGAAACGGTCATCACCCGCCAGCACAACGATGCCAACGTGCTGTGCCTGGGAGGCAAGACGGTCGAGCAGGCGACGGCCTTGGAGATGGTCGATGTCTTCCTCTCGACGGATTTCGAAGGTGGGCGCCATGAACGACGGGTGTGCAAAGCGTCGGGTTCCCGAATTTCCGAAACCGATCCCGAAATCTACGCGGCGATCGTTGCCGAAGAGAAGCGCCAGCGTTTCAACATCGAGCTGATCGCCTCGGAAAACTTTGCTTCACCGGCCGTGATGGAAGCGCAGGGCTCGGTCCTGACCAACAAGTATGCGGAAGGGTATCCCGGTCGCCGTTGGTACGGTGGCTGCGAGCACGTCGACGTGGTCGAGTCGCTGGCCATCGAGCGGGCCAAGGAACTCTTCGGTGCCGAGCACGCGAACGTGCAACCTCACTCCGGGTCCCAGGCGAATACCGCGGTGTATTTCTCCGTGCTCAAGCCGGGCGACCGGATTCTGACGATGGATCTGGCCCATGGCGGTCACCTGACGCACGGCCACAAGGCGAACTTCTCCGGCAAGTTTTACGAGGTCACCCACTACGGCGTGAGCAAGGACGACGAGCGGATCGACTACGATCACCTCGCCGAGCTCGCGCGTGAGACGAAGCCGGCACTGATCACCTGCGGTGCCAGCGCCTACTCAAGGGTCATCGACTTCGAGAGGATGGGGGAGATCGCCCGCGAAGTGGGTGCCTATCTGTTCGTGGATATGGCGCACATCGCCGGTTTGGTTGCCGCAGGGGTTCATCCGAATCCCGTTCCCTATGCGGACTTCGTCACATCGACGACCCACAAGTCGCTCCGCGGTCCCCGCGGGGGCATCATCCT is part of the Haloferula helveola genome and encodes:
- a CDS encoding low molecular weight protein arginine phosphatase, with product MAGKKSVLFVCTGNTCRSPMAEGLFRKAVEERGDFEVASAGVAAYPGGRVSRETEDVLRSRGISLEGFRSQPVSEGMIERSTHVFAMTDSHLQALLGMFPDHEDKFFLACEFAEIPGKGIGCDVPDPIGQGPAAYADVAATLDVAIPKLIEFIDQTWNG
- the rpiB gene encoding ribose 5-phosphate isomerase B, which translates into the protein MSEKTLRIAIGADHGGVELKDAIAAHLNAAGYEVTDFGTNGTESVDYSDYANLVARNVADSTHDFGILCCTSGVGVCMAANRHDHVRASNVRTVEETVITRQHNDANVLCLGGKTVEQATALEMVDVFLSTDFEGGRHERRVCKASGSRISETDPEIYAAIVAEEKRQRFNIELIASENFASPAVMEAQGSVLTNKYAEGYPGRRWYGGCEHVDVVESLAIERAKELFGAEHANVQPHSGSQANTAVYFSVLKPGDRILTMDLAHGGHLTHGHKANFSGKFYEVTHYGVSKDDERIDYDHLAELARETKPALITCGASAYSRVIDFERMGEIAREVGAYLFVDMAHIAGLVAAGVHPNPVPYADFVTSTTHKSLRGPRGGIILCKEEFAKKIDSQVFPGIQGGPLMHVIAAKAVCFGEALKPEFKTYQEQVVKNSQAMAARLTSHGYRIVSEGSDNHVMMVDLRPKNLNGADASHALDEAGITVNKNSIPFDTGTPMKPSGIRIGTPAVTTRGVKEADVEKVADFIDEALQSVGNDEQLHAIRERVHEFMRAFPMPW
- a CDS encoding PQQ-dependent sugar dehydrogenase, with the protein product MRIIIAALILSCGAACGGGLDNPVPVGPFVNGVFPSASPGSATGWAAVNAFPNLAFVDPMRLSEIPGLPGQLLLVCKNGQMWRFPNDPDVTPAEVVEVLDWRNETRRAGDMGFYSMVFHPDFGVPGATAENWVFVCYNKRNLLRNSDNSTYWRVSRFEWNFSTGTVEPTSEFNLINQYDPHGWHNGGGMFFGTDGFLYLVNGDGGSGWDYHNTSQRIDRGLFGGVLRIDVDNDPLKSHPIRRQPRNADFSFYLSHYPANASQGYGIPNDNPWQDPGGGILEEFYAIGLRSPQSMYFDEPTGDIWIGDVGQQDMEELTRISKGANAQWAFKEGTLNGPKAVPSTPLGTEQEPFYTFGRETGNCIIGGLRYRGAKWAEDLGGKVLVAGHSFGWVRALELDEGGELAGEEVLLNGLPTGNKVGISGFSTDSAGEVYMTILAGTNQGGGTILKLATAGVTAEPPGLLSQTGVFSNLTTLQPSAGMIPYEVASPLWSDGAVKSRWVILPNDGALDTAGERIVFSEDGPWLFPAGTVFVKHFEVPVDETDPSVMKRLETRFLVCTEGGGKYGVTYKWNEAGTDAVLMSAGVSEAYTVELAGGGSESRTWDYPGRADCLLCHNEASGQALGFRTAPLNRHCFYPVTGRTENQLETLNGLGAFDVTLTSDQLADFIEARPLGDPTAPLEHRVRSYLDTNCAHCHRPGGLVEGFDARLGTPLAEQNLINAEIEGFYWLGPDGRYVVPGDPSLSAIHVRSAAVGNGEAMPPLAKNLTDDAAVAALESFILGLESAEFLADGGSARPTRCSIAGPAFLDGQPFEVTVVFDKDVMDFDAADLSISGGTVIGLRGSGYYYVATIESTASVAEISVVGNAVDPDGFGSHASEVLVISGPTYYADWSAGYGVDGSAATQLADEDQDGIAKLLEFAFGLDPTLADHHPDEPLAVPPSGMPVGVWDAAAGRLGIRFLRRRNAPELVYKAEFGSNPDAMSGPGGTASVDVVDPEWERVTVWDAATAGPESKRFGRVRVTLSPP